Part of the Musa acuminata AAA Group cultivar baxijiao chromosome BXJ2-7, Cavendish_Baxijiao_AAA, whole genome shotgun sequence genome is shown below.
CTCCCACTTTGTTTGTGGCTGGAGACTGTTCCTAACCCTCACAGACAACAACAACTCTATTTATCATGTAACGCAGAAACAAAAGCAGAAGAAACTGTTTATGTTTTTCGAGTCAGAGAAGAGGGGAGAGAGATGCGTTATTTCTGATGAGCTCATCAAGTAGGTCATCTTTTGATCCACACAACTCATTCATAGGTTTCCGTGACACCCATAGAACGCTGTTGGaccattattattatatttacatgtaatagatatatacatacataccaaaatatgatatatatatatatatatatatatatatatgtatatatatggatatatcttTGATTTCTTTAGCATTTGCATAGTGGGAAGGTGGGTGAAAGCGGATGAGCCTCACCGAAGCTTTACTTATTATACCCGCTGTCCCCCGTTTCCGTTCtctgcaactctctctctctctctctcgctctcgcccGTCTCCTCTCCATCACCTTCTCGCTCGTCGGCACGCGAGGTGGTTGCAGAGGAGGCTTTTGATCTTTCTCCCTACAATTTTTTGGGTGGCAGAAGAAAGCCTGAGAGACATGTTATCCATGACCAACACTTGAAAAGTTGCCATCTCCCATTTATTTCTCCACCACTGTTCTCCAGCtgcctcttttcttcctctcttctctatCTCTGCTGCGTCTTCTTGTTGGGCTCGGATCATTTCACTTCACGTACTGGCCAATCCGAAGAAATTTGACGTTGTTGAGTGGTTCAAGTTCCAAGACAGGTTTGATCCGTCTTCGTGCTCCCCTCTGAGAGAAAAGTGCGGGAGAACGAAAGATCCAGATCTTACCTGCTTAGATCTCAGTGCCTTCATCGCCGTCTTTCTCCAGGTAATACCTACAGGTGAGCTTTCCATACTGAGAATGTTAAATTTCGTCGATCATGGATATCTGCGTTTCTCCTGTAAGGAAATTAGGTCAGCGAGTTAAGAAGCAACTAAAGATCTCCatggttttcttcctcttctcgttCTTTTGTCCACTTCGGTGGAGATCTGCATGTCAAGTTAATCATCGCTCACCGCACGCCCTAAGCATCCGCATGAAAGCATTTCTTAGAAATGCACCTTGTTCATGCGATCTACAGTCCTCGATCAACGGAATGAGAGATCCATGGCATAGAGAAGCGCGAACATGATCGTTACGAGATCCGCTTCACTTCTTTTCTCGCAAGATGTTGCGACAAACACTTAAATGGAAGGAGATATTTCATGGGTGGATTAGTGAACTACGTATGAGCTTTGTCCATATATAGCGTGACAACTCCATAGTTCTCTTGAGCTACTCTTGAGGACCTTCATGCGTGATAGAAATCATTGCTATATTGCTTTGTTCAGAAACAAAGAGAAATCTCACTAGTGAACCATCGTTCTTTTGTAGGCCACATTTTTACGAGACATTCCTTGAGGATATCCACCGGATCAAATATATGTCAGGAGCCTTTTTTATCTTCCTTTGAGTCTTCGATGGACCTCAAACCTAAGTTGTGACGAATGTCTAGCGTGTAGAAGACAACAGATGTGTTGGGAaaacaaaatgaagaaaatagttgaACAAAATGAAGGTCAAAACATATTTTATCTCACTAAACATGCAACTTATCTTCAGGCTTTGATGCTTTTCAAATACTTTCATTCAGAATTGCAAGTTCATTTGATACCATAGGAAAACTAATAAGATTTACTGTGGCAATGCTTAGCATAAAAAGAAATCTCATCTTTTATAACTGAAATAAGGTGTTTTCTAACTGTAATAGGGTTCAACAACTGTCATTCACATATGATGATGGAAGAAATGTTTGACATTACTAAAGCTCGAGAGTCGCATATAATCTCCCTTAAGAGTAGTGCTGATATATGATGGTTTTATGCCATGCATGTATTCCAGTGTGCAGAGAAAAGAACTGACATATAATTACACTTCTGCAGAGAAATCTTTGGTGCAGTGATACTCCATCACAGCAAAGATAactatgcttattatcatgacatGGTTTGCAGGACCTGGCGCAACATCACGACAAGAGTATGAACACCATCTCGCACGTTCCACCGGGCTTTCGGTTCCACCCCACCGATGAAGAACTGGTAGATTACTACCTGAGGAAGAAAGTGGCTGCAAGAAAAATCGACTTAGACGTAATAAAAGATGTGGATTTGTATAAAATCGAACCTTGGGATCTTCAGGGTACATCTCACACAAAACCTCAAGTACTTCTGCTCCTTTCAGACTTGAACTGATCATGTTTACACCATCACATAGAGATCTGTAGGATAGGAGCAGAAGAGCAGAACGAGTGGTACTTCTTTAGCCACAAGGACAAGAAGTATCCAACCGGAACTCGAACTAACCGAGCAACCACAGCTGGATTCTGGAAAGCCACTGGAAGAGACAAGCCGATTTACTCCAAGCATAGATTGGTCGGAATGAGGAAGACTTTGGTCTATTACAAGGGTCGAGCACCAAATGGCCAAAAGTCAGATTGGATCATGCATGAATACCGTCTTGAAACAAGTGAAAATGGACCTCCACAGGCAAGTTTATTCTCATTTAAACTTCACCTTCTCATGTCAAAGACTGATAGAACAACGATGGCTCATGCAGAGCATGCATTCATATCTACTCTAATATTCTTCTTTAAAGTCTGCAAACTAAAACGCCACCATTGCCGTCTTAGCTAAACTCCTTTAAAATCGATagccacatatatatacatgtcctGATCTGAACTTTGTTCTTCTTATACAAAACATTTACATCTTATACCAGAATGATTATAATTAGATAAACCACTTGCAACAtacaatataattaattatacaaGAAATTCTAAGTGGCTTTGGTTGGTTTCATTTTTGACTTAGTTTAGCCTGAATTAAAAGCAGCTTCATGTTGTGATTTACTCGACTCTTTCATCTGCTACGTTTAGTCTAAAGCGTTTACTGCAGATTGAAACAATAACCAAGTTCATATTCCCGGCAATTCCTTTATATTTTTAGTCTTGAAGTGCCATCTCTGGATAGATTCTTGCAAAATTGATCTCTTCTTGCAAGTGATGATTATTCTGCATGACATGGTTTCTACAATCTTATCATGATCATATGTGTCCTGTAACTTCATGTTACAGGAAGAGGGTTGGGTTGTGTGCAGGGTGTTCAAGAAACGAGTGCCAACCGCAAGAAAGGCAAGTGATGAGTTGCCATGGTACGATGAGCAAGGTTCCTTCATGCAAGACATCGACTCCCCAAAGAGGACCATGCCGCAGCCTGCCATGGAGTATCATCATCACCACCAACTCTATTCCTACAAGAGAGAGATAAAACTGCATTACCGCTCGCCGCACGAAGCTCTTGATCACGAGCTCCCACCAGTAGAGCCCCCCATGATTTTTAGCTACCTGAACCACGGAGACTCCCTACAGCGACTCATCTTCTCGGAGAATGAAGCAGTGCAACCTCGACACCAACTTCAGGCAACCACGACGGACAACAACGATGAAAACGTAAGCCAAGCATCAGACCAAGTGACGGATTGGAGGATTCTCGACAAGTTCGTTGCAGCTCAGCTCAGCCATGATGGCTCAAAGAAACCTATCTACTCGGATGAAGACGACCTTCTTCAAGTTGCCGATGAACAAGAAGTTGCCATGGAGTTCCCGTCGACATCCACATCGAGCTGCCAAATGTATCCGTGGAAATGAAACATGAATTCTCCTATGTAGCCAGCACGATATGAATCATATATGTGCGAGTGATGATTATCGTTGTGTACATAAGGTACTAGACGATTGCGATGCGGCTGTTGTTCTAGATATTCCTACTTATGAATGAAGCAAAGACTACTAATATGAATGTGTGCCATGATGTTATTTGCTTCATCAGAAAATTAACTACGATGCATGACATTTGCACCGCAGGAAGCCGCCTGCTGAGGCTCAAACGATCAAAGTCATTTTGTAGAATATGTACAACCAATATGAAATCAATCGCACACTATCCATTCCATCTATTTTTCTTATGTTTAGTGCCATCTTTCGATATAACTTAGGAGCTTCTGCGTACAGCATCCGTTACCTTAAAACCAAATGTCAGACGTGAAGAGAAAGAACATGAACCGGTTTTAAAGCTATTGAAAGAGCAATCCATTAATCGTTTCATGGAACGAGGAAGCTTCGTGCTTCAGTTCTGCATGTCATTGCATCGAATACAAACACAAACATGAAAAGCTACACGTAAAGGAATTCTAGTCAGAATAGTTTTGTTTGCCTTTTTCCAGTTTATGTACGTATCGATGACGATAAGAGCAACACAGCTTTTTTGCAGATAAAGAGTGTTACAGACCATAACACCAACACTTACAGAACAACTATCATCATCATAATTTAGAACATAAAACAGATAAATTTGTGACGGTAAAAGGACGAATTAGCAATACTAACCATGTTGTCAGGTACGTACCATGAAGCTTTTGTTCATCCAGTGAATAGTCCAGTTTATATAGATAGCATGACTTCAAGGCTAGCTGTGGATGATGCTCTATGTACTGAATCCATAAGAACTCCAGGAAAACTAGGCTTTGTCTGTAACACTAAAGTTGTAGTAATGATGGTAGGATGTCATACCTGTTCTGCATCTACTGATGTGCAGGGTATGGATCAAGGCAAAGCTAGACACAAGCATACAACTAAAGCATTCGATGGTCTTTGAAGCAGATCAGTTCCTACGGAATTCTAGCATGCATCATCCAAACCCTACGGGGACGAATTAATCGTTGGCCAAAGAAAGATACAGCTGGGAGTTAATAAGCAATCGGCTATGAAGAAGATTGACCATAATGCAATATTTGATGCTCACAGGAAAATACAAGTAAAGGATATCGTCAGATGAACATCTTACTTATCTCAGCTCGACAATTTGGCAGCTTCCTTTGTCACTAAAAAGAATGCTGGTAACATCAAAGTCGAGTCCGAAGAAGCATCAGCCGCTGGAAACCCTAAGAAACCATAAGAGTATATAGCACGTCAGATCATCTTCCTATGTTTGCTTACCCTTTCAGGTCACCTATGCAGAGAACGTCCGACAACCAAGTGAAGCTGCGTTCCTCGTGAGAGCTACAACAAGAGAAGAAGGAGCAGAACACTGGATTTGATCAACAGAGAGAAAGGAAGCAGCAGTACAAAAATGCCTCCCACCCACTCGGCCTTCAATTTTGTGGACTAGAAGAACCCACCAGGAATCCATGCAGGCAAGCAAAGCTATATCCCCTTCTTCCTTAAAGCAAACTATTTGTCTATATATcacactgagagagagagagagagagagagagagagaggtgtgagATCCAAGGTCAAAAAAGGTGGGCTGTTGGGAACTAAGTGGACATGAGATGCATGCAATGTAAAGGCATCGGGACGTGGAAGAATTATTAAGGTGATGTTAGTAAGTGTTGTTTGTAGACGAAGATAACATGATGCCTGCGTGAAAGCTCTCATGTGACCACTCATCATGCTACCACCACCTATCCCCGTCCCTCCTTTCCTTCCACGCCAGTGGCCTGAGACCCACCTTAAGCCCTCCTGACACCCTCTCTATCTAATCTTATCTAATCATCACTTCCTTCCATCTATCCTCTATATATCTATGTAATTACAGAATCCAAACACTGCATTAATCATCCACGCCGACCTTTTCTCTACTTATTTAGTTGCACTACTCACGGCCAAAAGGATAGGTGACAAAAACAAAGGAGAGTTCTTCAGATTTAAAAGTAGATCGAGAATATATATAACACTATAACCTACCCATTAGAATAGATGATCTATGGTGGTTCATGCGATGAGTATGTACAGTGTCCATGTACCATCGCTGTGGCTCTATACGTATAGATATCTGTCTGCATCCTCATGTTCATGTATACCCGGGATATACTTGTGGAAGCAAAACCCAATAATTATACGCTACAAAGGGAAATGGGTACGTACTTTTACGTGGTACAAACATGTCACTGATGGATGATGGAGATGAAGAGAGGATCCATGATAACTGGTTCATCCCCACACATGACAACTACTGGAAACAGAGGCCACTAAGGAGACAATGCTTCTGGCTCCAGTGATTGATGTCTACCCTCCCTGAGCCAGACAGCATGGGAAGCAAAGCTCATGATGTTGCTTTTAAGGTCCGACACCTCATGTCCTATATGTATCCAAAGCTTTTTTTTGGACTTATTTCGCTCTGAGCTTTGTTCTTTTTGACTCTTATCCCCCCCTACATTGACTTCCCCGTAGCCAATGCATTCTTCTTTTCCTCTGGGAAAAGAGAGAACAAAACATTTGTCACCTCGATGGTTCCAAAAACAATGTTATGTTCCTTTGAGGGAAATGCATGAATAAATACTGTCTCAATAAATTTTTATTCAAATATAGGTCATAGTTAAGATCAAACTTAGTTCGAGTCCTACTTCAATTCATTTCGAGTTATCATACTTCAATTCAACTTAAATATGATCTACTCAAATCTAAGCTCGAAGCTCGTGTTAGACTTCGACTAAGAGTCTTATTCTAATTAGGAGTCTTCtcctttataaaaataataaaataataataataagagttgattataaaaaaaagaaaaagaaaaaaagagacgaTAATAAATTGATTTGTCTCGAGAAATCTAAACATTCACTCAAAAATTTTGAGCTTATTGCTTGAGTTGCTTTGCATGTTTAGGTATTTCTTTGAAAGAATAATAATTTTTGTTTACTTCAAAAATATATCAATCATCtcacaaaataataatatttcttttaatttgcataaataaatttttatgttAACACAAAAACTATATATAAAAGCCTAATTGTTAAGGTTTTCTTCATCCTTCATATACTCTCACCCAACAACAATAAATCTAAACTATTTTTcgtcaaaaagattttgtatgtaTTAACGATTATTGATCGAGAAATTAGAAATGTTGCGTCTCATCATCTCTTATTTTCTTCACGTTCGTGCGTGTTTCTGTtttgtttttgctttttataGAGAACACTCTGTTGCAGATAGCATTTCCTTGGATAATAAATTCCCTGAAATATTATTGTGTTTGAATAAGAATTATGCCCATGCCGTTGTCCTCGTCGATCGGTGGCTTAGGAGACGGTCCGGTCGGGGTGGGGGGGGGAGCTCCTCGAGGAAGGGAGGAAGACGGAGGGCGAACTCGACGTCGAACTCTCCGCCTACGAACGCCAAGCTCGCTTCCGGATGCACTCACTACTATTCTGGTCTTAGAACCCTATCTACacttttctccttctccttcttcttcttgattTCTCATTGGAACTTCTCTGCCCTAGTTGATTCCTCTTCGAGGGACACGGACGATCTTTCCGGGTGTTTCGTTTGTTGTTATGGTCACAGAGAGCTTGACCCAGATGAAAGATGTCGGCGGCCTCCGATGTAAACTTTTCGGGCCTGGTTCCCGGGCCCTGGGCTCTAGGCCTCTCCAAGTTTGGGATCCTGTAGCATCCGTACCCTGCGCCATGGAGGTGCGGTACACACGACACCGATGGCATCATCACATAACTAATCGACGGAGAG
Proteins encoded:
- the LOC135616796 gene encoding NAC domain-containing protein 7-like, translated to MNTISHVPPGFRFHPTDEELVDYYLRKKVAARKIDLDVIKDVDLYKIEPWDLQEICRIGAEEQNEWYFFSHKDKKYPTGTRTNRATTAGFWKATGRDKPIYSKHRLVGMRKTLVYYKGRAPNGQKSDWIMHEYRLETSENGPPQAKGWVVCRVFKKRVPTARKASDELPWYDEQGSFMQDIDSPKRTMPQPAMEYHHHHQLYSYKREIKLHYRSPHEALDHELPPVEPPMIFSYLNHGDSLQRLIFSENEAVQPRHQLQATTTDNNDENVSQASDQVTDWRILDKFVAAQLSHDGSKKPIYSDEDDLLQVADEQEVAMEFPSTSTSSCQMYPWK